In the genome of Candidatus Nitrosotenuis sp. DW1, one region contains:
- a CDS encoding succinate dehydrogenase/fumarate reductase iron-sulfur subunit — MADTQIAEEQSSTEASSSKTVTLRIAKSNPEKDSVTKFESFQVSYERWTTVLDAILDVKKHLDHSVAVRYSCRQATCGSCGMKINGRPRLACFTKISELDSDVVTVEPMSNYPIVRDLVVDLERMFDTHKEMKPFMIREDTEITPNTRELLQTPEQVEEYIQFANCIKCGLCNSACPTMATDSSFLGPQALAQAYRYVADSRDKGKNERLKIVDDSHGIWRCHFAGSCSQVCPKGVDPAMGIQMLRGYLLGFRK, encoded by the coding sequence ATGGCTGACACGCAAATTGCAGAAGAACAGTCATCGACTGAAGCATCCTCGTCAAAGACAGTTACACTAAGAATAGCTAAATCAAACCCGGAGAAAGACTCTGTAACCAAGTTTGAAAGTTTCCAAGTCTCATACGAGAGATGGACCACCGTTTTAGATGCAATTTTGGATGTGAAAAAGCATTTGGATCATTCAGTAGCTGTGCGATATTCCTGCAGGCAAGCCACATGCGGATCTTGCGGAATGAAAATCAACGGGCGACCGCGACTTGCGTGCTTTACAAAGATTTCAGAACTAGACTCTGATGTTGTTACCGTAGAACCGATGAGCAACTATCCGATAGTGAGGGACCTTGTAGTTGATCTTGAAAGAATGTTTGACACCCATAAAGAAATGAAGCCCTTCATGATAAGGGAGGACACTGAGATCACTCCAAATACAAGGGAATTGCTCCAAACCCCAGAACAAGTTGAAGAATACATCCAGTTTGCAAACTGTATCAAATGCGGACTGTGCAATTCTGCATGCCCTACGATGGCTACCGACTCGTCATTTTTGGGACCACAGGCGCTTGCACAGGCATACCGATACGTTGCAGACAGCAGGGACAAGGGCAAAAACGAGAGACTAAAGATTGTTGATGATTCGCACGGAATCTGGCGATGTCACTTTGCCGGCTCTTGTAGCCAAGTGTGTCCAAAAGGAGTTGACCCTGCAATGGGAATACAAATGCTCCGTGGCTACCTGCTCGGGTTTAGGAAATAA
- a CDS encoding metal-sulfur cluster assembly factor produces the protein MTQDLQELRRKIFDELSGIVDPEINTSITDLELVDNVDIADSAVKVDLHLTSPFCPAVFGFKIAQDVHDNLLKIDGVNDVKVNVSNHFMAEQINNQVNNSANPKKPAS, from the coding sequence ATGACTCAGGATTTACAAGAGTTGAGAAGAAAAATTTTTGACGAATTATCTGGAATTGTAGATCCTGAGATAAACACGTCGATTACCGACCTAGAGTTGGTGGACAATGTCGACATTGCAGACTCTGCAGTAAAGGTAGACTTGCACCTGACAAGCCCGTTTTGTCCTGCAGTGTTTGGTTTTAAGATTGCGCAGGACGTTCATGACAATCTTCTAAAGATAGACGGTGTCAATGACGTAAAGGTAAACGTCTCAAATCATTTCATGGCAGAGCAGATAAACAATCAGGTAAACAACAGCGCAAACCCAAAAAAGCCAGCGTCTTAG
- the argH gene encoding argininosuccinate lyase, translated as MYRSRLDQNLGKQTLDYVSSISDDLEIAFYDIIGSQAHAIMLYENKIITKLEIKKILQALEKLKKEKFQNNSSAEDIHELIETLVIKKTGVKVGGKMHTARSRNDQVALDLRMKIRDDINILCKCILDTIETLVTLSEKHTNTPMPLYTHLQQAQIGTFSHYLLAYSDALFRDLDRLYAVYGRVNESPLGAGPIGGTSIPIDRNSTARMLGFKGLVENSIDATSSRDVVAEYMSAVTILMTNLSRISEDLIIWSTSEFSFVELSDQFSSPSSVMPQKKNPDVLELTRGKTARVIGNLVAVLTAVKGLASGYGRDLQEIKPSVWSTSKIAISALLVINAMFATLKVNKEKMKKVANSGYLTALDVAEALVKEGLPFRTTHKIVGHLVQAAYESKKSLSQLTLAEINKSLKEKDIDSKKILKIITSINAESSLKNRTSQGSSGTSEQKRMVSNRKTKVNTYKTGVAKRSNEVTSSLDSLSKKVKSLV; from the coding sequence ATGTATCGGTCACGACTAGACCAGAACCTTGGCAAGCAGACGCTTGATTATGTTTCTTCGATTTCTGACGATTTGGAAATCGCATTCTATGATATCATTGGAAGTCAAGCTCATGCTATAATGCTCTATGAAAATAAAATCATAACCAAATTAGAAATCAAAAAAATTCTTCAAGCATTAGAGAAACTAAAAAAAGAAAAATTTCAAAATAATTCTTCTGCAGAAGACATTCACGAACTAATAGAGACACTTGTCATAAAAAAAACTGGAGTCAAAGTTGGCGGCAAGATGCACACTGCCAGATCCCGCAATGACCAGGTGGCACTTGATCTTCGCATGAAGATTCGCGACGACATTAACATTTTGTGCAAATGCATACTGGACACAATAGAAACACTGGTCACACTTTCGGAAAAACACACAAACACCCCGATGCCGCTTTATACGCACCTCCAGCAGGCACAGATTGGCACTTTTTCACACTATCTACTTGCGTATTCTGACGCTTTGTTTCGCGATCTGGACAGACTCTATGCTGTCTATGGACGGGTAAACGAATCTCCCCTTGGGGCAGGGCCGATAGGCGGAACCAGCATTCCAATTGACAGAAACAGCACTGCAAGGATGCTTGGCTTTAAGGGACTGGTAGAAAACTCAATTGATGCGACAAGCAGCCGCGATGTTGTTGCAGAATACATGAGCGCTGTCACCATTCTGATGACAAATCTTAGCCGCATATCTGAGGATCTGATAATATGGTCCACTTCGGAGTTTTCATTTGTTGAACTGTCCGATCAGTTTTCATCGCCGTCAAGCGTGATGCCGCAGAAAAAAAATCCAGACGTTTTGGAGCTGACGCGCGGAAAGACAGCACGAGTGATAGGGAACCTCGTGGCGGTTCTGACTGCCGTAAAGGGACTCGCATCTGGATATGGGAGGGACTTGCAGGAAATCAAGCCGTCGGTGTGGTCTACATCAAAAATCGCAATATCTGCACTGCTTGTGATAAACGCAATGTTTGCTACGCTAAAGGTCAACAAGGAAAAAATGAAAAAGGTTGCAAATTCAGGCTATCTTACTGCACTTGATGTGGCAGAGGCGCTAGTAAAAGAGGGACTGCCATTTAGGACTACTCACAAGATCGTAGGCCACCTAGTACAGGCAGCATACGAATCAAAAAAATCTCTCTCGCAATTAACTCTGGCAGAAATCAACAAGTCGCTAAAAGAAAAAGACATCGACTCTAAGAAGATACTGAAAATAATCACGTCAATTAACGCAGAATCCTCGCTGAAAAACAGGACCTCTCAGGGCTCCTCAGGAACCTCCGAGCAAAAAAGAATGGTTTCAAACAGAAAGACAAAGGTCAACACGTACAAGACAGGCGTCGCAAAGCGAAGCAACGAAGTGACATCATCGCTTGACTCTCTTTCTAAAAAAGTAAAGTCGCTAGTCTAG
- a CDS encoding AAA family ATPase, with amino-acid sequence MWSEKHRPQKISDMVGNEEARNSFVDWLVKWKKGTKPILLVGPPGIGKTTLAWITAKEFGYDIVGLNASDVRNKTNIEDILTPLLGNTTLLGKSLIFIDEVDGIHGRSDFGGVEALLKILKEPTIPIILAANSDQSDKMKAIKKTTKTIYLKPVPPRLLRLYLEKVLRDEGEKLSPGSIIKVITESRGDIRSMLNLTQAQVTGFDAPTDKSFETLDVEPAVNAFFKAKSKEEARIVLYSLRIDPREKINAFYSSIITSNLPSKDLAKMLDVLSEADVLYGKIMRTQEWRLLRYLDNILLKLYGESLQVQFSQYNLPWPLLNKIRWDGKVIKSLASVLAKKFHVSQSAIATFYFPYILFCMKNKKLALEINPEYNEILEKEMALLK; translated from the coding sequence ATGTGGTCTGAAAAGCATAGGCCTCAAAAGATTTCTGACATGGTTGGAAACGAGGAAGCAAGAAACTCGTTTGTAGACTGGCTTGTAAAGTGGAAAAAGGGGACAAAACCGATTCTCCTAGTCGGGCCGCCTGGGATTGGGAAAACAACACTTGCGTGGATCACGGCAAAAGAATTTGGATATGATATTGTGGGACTAAACGCAAGCGACGTTAGAAACAAGACAAACATTGAGGACATTCTGACCCCTCTTTTGGGAAACACAACGCTTCTTGGCAAATCGCTTATTTTCATAGACGAGGTGGACGGAATTCATGGCCGCTCCGATTTTGGCGGTGTGGAGGCGCTCCTAAAAATACTCAAAGAGCCGACAATTCCGATAATCCTTGCCGCAAACTCTGATCAATCCGACAAAATGAAGGCAATCAAAAAGACGACAAAGACAATCTACCTAAAGCCCGTGCCGCCAAGACTGCTGAGGCTGTACCTTGAAAAAGTCCTAAGGGACGAGGGAGAGAAGCTTAGCCCTGGATCCATAATCAAAGTGATCACCGAATCTCGGGGGGACATTCGCTCAATGCTCAACCTGACGCAGGCGCAGGTTACTGGATTTGATGCTCCTACAGACAAGTCATTTGAGACGCTCGACGTGGAACCTGCGGTAAACGCGTTCTTTAAGGCAAAGTCAAAAGAAGAGGCGCGGATCGTTCTGTATTCGCTAAGAATAGATCCGCGAGAAAAAATTAATGCGTTTTATTCCAGCATAATAACAAGCAATCTTCCAAGTAAAGACCTGGCAAAAATGCTAGACGTCCTATCTGAAGCAGATGTCCTGTATGGAAAAATAATGAGAACGCAGGAATGGCGGCTACTCCGATACCTTGACAACATTTTGCTCAAACTGTACGGTGAAAGCCTCCAAGTCCAGTTTTCACAGTATAACCTCCCGTGGCCGCTTCTCAATAAGATAAGATGGGACGGAAAGGTAATCAAATCACTTGCATCCGTACTTGCAAAAAAATTCCATGTCTCGCAGAGCGCCATAGCAACGTTTTACTTTCCGTACATCTTGTTTTGCATGAAAAACAAAAAGCTTGCACTTGAAATCAATCCAGAATACAACGAAATCCTAGAAAAGGAGATGGCGCTGCTAAAATGA
- a CDS encoding zinc-binding dehydrogenase — MKALVYEEYAPDDDYKRILKIKDIPEPKPKSNEVVFKVKFAGLNHDDIWGMRGKPIQIPMPHISGTDAAGEVVAIGEDVIDIKVGDRVVSHGNISCRTCRACTSGREYDCKQRKVWGFQTGPLWGGYCEVTHLPEVNVVKIPDNISYEEAAAASMVLTTSWHMLVGRAKIKPGQTVLIMGGGSGMGTFGIQIAKLYGCDVISTASSEKLEKCLELGADYAVDHRKDDWHKEVFSISKELAKKKNEPPGIDVIFEHIGGSHWNKELTLLKYGATLVTTGATTGYDVQTDLRHIFFKGTNVLGSTQGTRAELEEAMHWMSRGKIRSIIDSVYSLEDAVDAHTKMLKGNVFGKILMRP, encoded by the coding sequence GTGAAGGCACTAGTATACGAAGAATATGCGCCAGATGACGATTACAAGAGAATCCTAAAGATAAAAGACATTCCCGAACCAAAACCGAAATCAAACGAGGTTGTGTTCAAGGTAAAGTTTGCCGGCCTTAACCATGATGACATCTGGGGCATGAGGGGAAAGCCAATCCAAATCCCGATGCCGCACATATCTGGTACGGACGCGGCAGGCGAGGTGGTGGCAATAGGAGAAGATGTAATTGACATCAAAGTAGGCGATAGGGTCGTGTCGCACGGAAACATTTCATGTCGAACCTGCAGGGCGTGCACAAGTGGCCGGGAATACGACTGCAAACAAAGAAAGGTTTGGGGGTTTCAGACTGGGCCCCTGTGGGGTGGATACTGCGAAGTCACACACCTTCCCGAAGTAAACGTGGTGAAAATTCCAGACAACATCAGCTATGAGGAAGCAGCTGCTGCATCGATGGTGCTCACTACCTCGTGGCACATGCTGGTGGGTCGTGCAAAAATCAAACCAGGCCAAACCGTCTTGATAATGGGCGGAGGATCCGGCATGGGAACCTTTGGAATTCAGATTGCAAAATTGTACGGCTGTGATGTTATCAGCACTGCAAGCTCTGAGAAGCTTGAGAAATGCCTCGAACTTGGAGCAGACTATGCAGTTGATCACAGAAAGGACGACTGGCACAAGGAGGTGTTTTCAATATCAAAGGAACTGGCAAAAAAGAAAAACGAGCCGCCGGGAATCGATGTTATCTTTGAGCACATCGGGGGCTCGCACTGGAACAAGGAGCTTACACTTCTCAAGTACGGCGCCACGCTGGTAACGACTGGTGCCACCACCGGATATGATGTGCAGACTGATCTTAGGCACATCTTTTTCAAGGGAACAAACGTCTTGGGCTCAACGCAGGGAACAAGGGCAGAGCTGGAAGAGGCCATGCATTGGATGTCAAGGGGAAAAATCAGATCAATAATCGACTCTGTATACTCACTTGAGGATGCGGTGGATGCGCACACAAAGATGCTCAAAGGAAACGTCTTTGGCAAGATCCTGATGAGGCCATAG